A genomic stretch from Scatophagus argus isolate fScaArg1 chromosome 19, fScaArg1.pri, whole genome shotgun sequence includes:
- the dtnba gene encoding dystrobrevin, beta a isoform X8, translating to MVMEEGGQRDRGRATPGTSAAEGRQVFVELAEQNFDAICLSTYRTACKLRFIQKRCNLHLIDIYNVIEAVRDAGLNAVELNAGISMTRLENLVSSLFNQLSKRLPTTHTINPRESAAMLVEFLLAAVDSEPDSRLTVLSVKAMLAMLCGGKLVDKLRYVFSQVSDSSGVLVQSKFDAFLREALKLPTAVHEGPSFGYTHNLAHSCFPQQKRVMLNMFLDIVADPPQCLVWLPLMHRLANVEHVYHPVSCSYCRSNGMTGFRYRCLRCRGYQLCQNCFWRGNASSSHSNQHQMKEHSSWKSPATKLGRALSRTLGCVSSREPPHPIYPEEPERTLNLTNIVPPRPIRLTNEAMLLSSSAPESSKSLAAAQRMNEEHALIAAYVNRLQDRPCNVDSPSRQDEEHKLIARYTSRLAQTDGAGVIPNRSINFDANKQKRELIAQLESKNREILAEIRRLRAEHDAACHASPEKGSTNPTLLAELRLLRQRKDELEQRMSSLQESRRELMVQLEGLMKLLKDEEQRQAAQAAGSSHASPSRPSPSAVRSVGAASPQAHLYPPQDSLAGVGGDVQEAFAQGPRRNLRNDLLVAADSITNTVSSLVKELHSDDVPEEEERLLNGKDRAG from the exons ATGGTGATGGAAGAGGGgggtcagagagacagagggagggcgACTCCAGGAACGTCAGCGGCAGAGGGGAGGCAGGTCTTTGTGGAGCTCG CGGAGCAGAACTTTGACGCCATTTGTCTGTCAACATATCGAACAGCCTGCAAGCTCCGATTCATACAGAAGAGATGCAACT TGCATCTGATCGACATATACAATGTTATCGAGGCTGTGCGGGACGCAGGTCTGAACGCTGTAGAGCTGAACGCTGGCATCTCCATGACGAGACTGGAGAACTTGGTGTCCTCCCTGTTCAATCAGCTCAGCAAGCGCCtgcccaccacacacaccatcaaCCCGCGGGAGAGCGCCGCCATGCTAGTCGAATTTTTACTGGCCGCCGTTGACAg tgagcCAGACAGCCGACTGACGGTGCTTTCTGTCAAGGCGATGTTGGCCATGCTGTGTGGAGGGAAACTGGTAGATAAACTCCGCT ATGTGTTTTCTCAGGTGTCTGACTCCAGCGGCGTGTTGGTGCAGTCCAAGTTTGACGCTTTTCTGAGGGAGGCTCTCAAACTGCCCACTGCTGTACATGAAGGACCGTCCTTTGGCTACACACACAACTTAGCACACTCATGCTTCCCACAACAG AAGAGAGTGATGCTCAATATGTTCCTGGACATTGTAGCTGACCCCCCTCAGTGTCTTGTCTGGCTGCCTCTCATGCACCGCCTGGCCAACGTGGAGCatg TCTATCATCCTGTCTCATGCTCCTACTGTCGTAGCAATGGCATGACGGGCTTCCGCTATCGCTGCCTCCGTTGCCGCGGTTACCAGCTCTGCCAGAACTGCTTCTGGCGTGGCAACGCCAGCAGCTCTCATAGCAACCAGCATCAGATGAAGGAGCACTCGTCCTGG AAGTCTCCGGCGACGAAACTTGGCCGAGCCCTGAGCAGGACTCTGGGCTGTGTGTCGTCCAGAGAGCCCCCACATCCAATTTACCCAGAAGAACCTGAGAGGACTCTGAACCTCACCAACATCGT ccccCCTCGCCCTATTAGACTCACCAATGAGGCCATGTTGCTGTCCTCATCAGCGCCCGAGTCCTCCAAGAG CTTGGCAGCCGCTCAGCGTATGAATGAGGAACACGCTCTGATCGCTGCGTATGTGAATCGCCTCCAGGACAGACCATG taatgTGGACAGTCCCAGCAGGCAAGATGAGGAGCACAAACTGATCGCCCGCTACACCTCCAGGCTGGCACAGACTGATGGCGCAGGA GTGATACCTAACCGGAGCATCAACTTTGATGCGAACAAGCAGAAGAGGGAGCTCATCGCTCAGCTGGAGAGCAAAAACAG AGAGATCTTGGCAGAGATCAGACGTCTCCGTGCAGAGCATGACGCAGCGTGCCATGCCAGCCCGGAGAAGGGCAGCACCAACCCGACTCTGCTGGCCGAGCTTCGTCTGCTCAG ACAAAGGAAAGATGAGCTGGAGCAGAGGATGTCATCTCTgcaggagagcaggagggagcTGATGGTACAACTGGAGGGGCTGATGAAGCTGCTcaag GATGAGGAACAGCGACAGGCA GCGCAGGCAGCTGGCTCTTCTCACGCCTCCCCTTCGCGCCCCAGCCCATCGGCCGTCCGCTCTGTAGGTGCTGCATCTCCCCAGGCTCACCTGTACCCTCCTCAAGATTCACTCGCTGGCGTGGGTGGTGACGTACAAGAAGCGTTTGCCCAAG GCCCACGAAGGAACCTGAGGAACGACCTTCTGGTAGCAGCCGACTCCATCACCAACACTGTGTCCTCACTGGTCAAAGAGCTCCACTCTG ATGATGttccagaggaagaggagagactTCTGAACGGAAAGGATCGAG
- the dtnba gene encoding dystrobrevin, beta a isoform X3 — translation MVMEEGGQRDRGRATPGTSAAEGRQVFVELAEQNFDAICLSTYRTACKLRFIQKRCNLHLIDIYNVIEAVRDAGLNAVELNAGISMTRLENLVSSLFNQLSKRLPTTHTINPRESAAMLVEFLLAAVDSEPDSRLTVLSVKAMLAMLCGGKLVDKLRYVFSQVSDSSGVLVQSKFDAFLREALKLPTAVHEGPSFGYTHNLAHSCFPQQKRVMLNMFLDIVADPPQCLVWLPLMHRLANVEHVYHPVSCSYCRSNGMTGFRYRCLRCRGYQLCQNCFWRGNASSSHSNQHQMKEHSSWKSPATKLGRALSRTLGCVSSREPPHPIYPEEPERTLNLTNIVPPRPIRLTNEAMLLSSSAPESSKSLAAAQRMNEEHALIAAYVNRLQDRPCNVDSPSRQDEEHKLIARYTSRLAQTDGAGVIPNRSINFDANKQKRELIAQLESKNREILAEIRRLRAEHDAACHASPEKGSTNPTLLAELRLLRQRKDELEQRMSSLQESRRELMVQLEGLMKLLKDEEQRQAAQAAGSSHASPSRPSPSAVRSVGAASPQAHLYPPQDSLAGVGGDVQEAFAQGPRRNLRNDLLVAADSITNTVSSLVKELHSDDVPEEEERLLNGKDRDRQTGRQETRVQPHVQHTG, via the exons ATGGTGATGGAAGAGGGgggtcagagagacagagggagggcgACTCCAGGAACGTCAGCGGCAGAGGGGAGGCAGGTCTTTGTGGAGCTCG CGGAGCAGAACTTTGACGCCATTTGTCTGTCAACATATCGAACAGCCTGCAAGCTCCGATTCATACAGAAGAGATGCAACT TGCATCTGATCGACATATACAATGTTATCGAGGCTGTGCGGGACGCAGGTCTGAACGCTGTAGAGCTGAACGCTGGCATCTCCATGACGAGACTGGAGAACTTGGTGTCCTCCCTGTTCAATCAGCTCAGCAAGCGCCtgcccaccacacacaccatcaaCCCGCGGGAGAGCGCCGCCATGCTAGTCGAATTTTTACTGGCCGCCGTTGACAg tgagcCAGACAGCCGACTGACGGTGCTTTCTGTCAAGGCGATGTTGGCCATGCTGTGTGGAGGGAAACTGGTAGATAAACTCCGCT ATGTGTTTTCTCAGGTGTCTGACTCCAGCGGCGTGTTGGTGCAGTCCAAGTTTGACGCTTTTCTGAGGGAGGCTCTCAAACTGCCCACTGCTGTACATGAAGGACCGTCCTTTGGCTACACACACAACTTAGCACACTCATGCTTCCCACAACAG AAGAGAGTGATGCTCAATATGTTCCTGGACATTGTAGCTGACCCCCCTCAGTGTCTTGTCTGGCTGCCTCTCATGCACCGCCTGGCCAACGTGGAGCatg TCTATCATCCTGTCTCATGCTCCTACTGTCGTAGCAATGGCATGACGGGCTTCCGCTATCGCTGCCTCCGTTGCCGCGGTTACCAGCTCTGCCAGAACTGCTTCTGGCGTGGCAACGCCAGCAGCTCTCATAGCAACCAGCATCAGATGAAGGAGCACTCGTCCTGG AAGTCTCCGGCGACGAAACTTGGCCGAGCCCTGAGCAGGACTCTGGGCTGTGTGTCGTCCAGAGAGCCCCCACATCCAATTTACCCAGAAGAACCTGAGAGGACTCTGAACCTCACCAACATCGT ccccCCTCGCCCTATTAGACTCACCAATGAGGCCATGTTGCTGTCCTCATCAGCGCCCGAGTCCTCCAAGAG CTTGGCAGCCGCTCAGCGTATGAATGAGGAACACGCTCTGATCGCTGCGTATGTGAATCGCCTCCAGGACAGACCATG taatgTGGACAGTCCCAGCAGGCAAGATGAGGAGCACAAACTGATCGCCCGCTACACCTCCAGGCTGGCACAGACTGATGGCGCAGGA GTGATACCTAACCGGAGCATCAACTTTGATGCGAACAAGCAGAAGAGGGAGCTCATCGCTCAGCTGGAGAGCAAAAACAG AGAGATCTTGGCAGAGATCAGACGTCTCCGTGCAGAGCATGACGCAGCGTGCCATGCCAGCCCGGAGAAGGGCAGCACCAACCCGACTCTGCTGGCCGAGCTTCGTCTGCTCAG ACAAAGGAAAGATGAGCTGGAGCAGAGGATGTCATCTCTgcaggagagcaggagggagcTGATGGTACAACTGGAGGGGCTGATGAAGCTGCTcaag GATGAGGAACAGCGACAGGCA GCGCAGGCAGCTGGCTCTTCTCACGCCTCCCCTTCGCGCCCCAGCCCATCGGCCGTCCGCTCTGTAGGTGCTGCATCTCCCCAGGCTCACCTGTACCCTCCTCAAGATTCACTCGCTGGCGTGGGTGGTGACGTACAAGAAGCGTTTGCCCAAG GCCCACGAAGGAACCTGAGGAACGACCTTCTGGTAGCAGCCGACTCCATCACCAACACTGTGTCCTCACTGGTCAAAGAGCTCCACTCTG ATGATGttccagaggaagaggagagactTCTGAACGGAAAGGATCGAG ACAG
- the dtnba gene encoding dystrobrevin, beta a isoform X5 → MVMEEGGQRDRGRATPGTSAAEGRQVFVELAEQNFDAICLSTYRTACKLRFIQKRCNLHLIDIYNVIEAVRDAGLNAVELNAGISMTRLENLVSSLFNQLSKRLPTTHTINPRESAAMLVEFLLAAVDSEPDSRLTVLSVKAMLAMLCGGKLVDKLRYVFSQVSDSSGVLVQSKFDAFLREALKLPTAVHEGPSFGYTHNLAHSCFPQQKRVMLNMFLDIVADPPQCLVWLPLMHRLANVEHVYHPVSCSYCRSNGMTGFRYRCLRCRGYQLCQNCFWRGNASSSHSNQHQMKEHSSWKSPATKLGRALSRTLGCVSSREPPHPIYPEEPERTLNLTNIVPPRPIRLTNEAMLLSSSAPESSKSLAAAQRMNEEHALIAAYVNRLQDRPCNVDSPSRQDEEHKLIARYTSRLAQTDGAGVIPNRSINFDANKQKRELIAQLESKNREILAEIRRLRAEHDAACHASPEKGSTNPTLLAELRLLRQRKDELEQRMSSLQESRRELMVQLEGLMKLLKDEEQRQAAQAAGSSHASPSRPSPSAVRSVGAASPQAHLYPPQDSLAGVGGDVQEAFAQGPRRNLRNDLLVAADSITNTVSSLVKELHSDDVPEEEERLLNGKDRDRQTGRQETRVQPHVQHS, encoded by the exons ATGGTGATGGAAGAGGGgggtcagagagacagagggagggcgACTCCAGGAACGTCAGCGGCAGAGGGGAGGCAGGTCTTTGTGGAGCTCG CGGAGCAGAACTTTGACGCCATTTGTCTGTCAACATATCGAACAGCCTGCAAGCTCCGATTCATACAGAAGAGATGCAACT TGCATCTGATCGACATATACAATGTTATCGAGGCTGTGCGGGACGCAGGTCTGAACGCTGTAGAGCTGAACGCTGGCATCTCCATGACGAGACTGGAGAACTTGGTGTCCTCCCTGTTCAATCAGCTCAGCAAGCGCCtgcccaccacacacaccatcaaCCCGCGGGAGAGCGCCGCCATGCTAGTCGAATTTTTACTGGCCGCCGTTGACAg tgagcCAGACAGCCGACTGACGGTGCTTTCTGTCAAGGCGATGTTGGCCATGCTGTGTGGAGGGAAACTGGTAGATAAACTCCGCT ATGTGTTTTCTCAGGTGTCTGACTCCAGCGGCGTGTTGGTGCAGTCCAAGTTTGACGCTTTTCTGAGGGAGGCTCTCAAACTGCCCACTGCTGTACATGAAGGACCGTCCTTTGGCTACACACACAACTTAGCACACTCATGCTTCCCACAACAG AAGAGAGTGATGCTCAATATGTTCCTGGACATTGTAGCTGACCCCCCTCAGTGTCTTGTCTGGCTGCCTCTCATGCACCGCCTGGCCAACGTGGAGCatg TCTATCATCCTGTCTCATGCTCCTACTGTCGTAGCAATGGCATGACGGGCTTCCGCTATCGCTGCCTCCGTTGCCGCGGTTACCAGCTCTGCCAGAACTGCTTCTGGCGTGGCAACGCCAGCAGCTCTCATAGCAACCAGCATCAGATGAAGGAGCACTCGTCCTGG AAGTCTCCGGCGACGAAACTTGGCCGAGCCCTGAGCAGGACTCTGGGCTGTGTGTCGTCCAGAGAGCCCCCACATCCAATTTACCCAGAAGAACCTGAGAGGACTCTGAACCTCACCAACATCGT ccccCCTCGCCCTATTAGACTCACCAATGAGGCCATGTTGCTGTCCTCATCAGCGCCCGAGTCCTCCAAGAG CTTGGCAGCCGCTCAGCGTATGAATGAGGAACACGCTCTGATCGCTGCGTATGTGAATCGCCTCCAGGACAGACCATG taatgTGGACAGTCCCAGCAGGCAAGATGAGGAGCACAAACTGATCGCCCGCTACACCTCCAGGCTGGCACAGACTGATGGCGCAGGA GTGATACCTAACCGGAGCATCAACTTTGATGCGAACAAGCAGAAGAGGGAGCTCATCGCTCAGCTGGAGAGCAAAAACAG AGAGATCTTGGCAGAGATCAGACGTCTCCGTGCAGAGCATGACGCAGCGTGCCATGCCAGCCCGGAGAAGGGCAGCACCAACCCGACTCTGCTGGCCGAGCTTCGTCTGCTCAG ACAAAGGAAAGATGAGCTGGAGCAGAGGATGTCATCTCTgcaggagagcaggagggagcTGATGGTACAACTGGAGGGGCTGATGAAGCTGCTcaag GATGAGGAACAGCGACAGGCA GCGCAGGCAGCTGGCTCTTCTCACGCCTCCCCTTCGCGCCCCAGCCCATCGGCCGTCCGCTCTGTAGGTGCTGCATCTCCCCAGGCTCACCTGTACCCTCCTCAAGATTCACTCGCTGGCGTGGGTGGTGACGTACAAGAAGCGTTTGCCCAAG GCCCACGAAGGAACCTGAGGAACGACCTTCTGGTAGCAGCCGACTCCATCACCAACACTGTGTCCTCACTGGTCAAAGAGCTCCACTCTG ATGATGttccagaggaagaggagagactTCTGAACGGAAAGGATCGAG ACAG
- the dtnba gene encoding dystrobrevin, beta a isoform X4, whose amino-acid sequence MVMEEGGQRDRGRATPGTSAAEGRQVFVELAEQNFDAICLSTYRTACKLRFIQKRCNLHLIDIYNVIEAVRDAGLNAVELNAGISMTRLENLVSSLFNQLSKRLPTTHTINPRESAAMLVEFLLAAVDSEPDSRLTVLSVKAMLAMLCGGKLVDKLRYVFSQVSDSSGVLVQSKFDAFLREALKLPTAVHEGPSFGYTHNLAHSCFPQQKRVMLNMFLDIVADPPQCLVWLPLMHRLANVEHVYHPVSCSYCRSNGMTGFRYRCLRCRGYQLCQNCFWRGNASSSHSNQHQMKEHSSWKSPATKLGRALSRTLGCVSSREPPHPIYPEEPERTLNLTNIVPPRPIRLTNEAMLLSSSAPESSKSLAAAQRMNEEHALIAAYVNRLQDRPCNVDSPSRQDEEHKLIARYTSRLAQTDGAGVIPNRSINFDANKQKRELIAQLESKNREILAEIRRLRAEHDAACHASPEKGSTNPTLLAELRLLRQRKDELEQRMSSLQESRRELMVQLEGLMKLLKDEEQRQAAQAAGSSHASPSRPSPSAVRSVGAASPQAHLYPPQDSLAGVGGDVQEAFAQGPRRNLRNDLLVAADSITNTVSSLVKELHSDDVPEEEERLLNGKDRDRQTGDQGSAPRSTHRLT is encoded by the exons ATGGTGATGGAAGAGGGgggtcagagagacagagggagggcgACTCCAGGAACGTCAGCGGCAGAGGGGAGGCAGGTCTTTGTGGAGCTCG CGGAGCAGAACTTTGACGCCATTTGTCTGTCAACATATCGAACAGCCTGCAAGCTCCGATTCATACAGAAGAGATGCAACT TGCATCTGATCGACATATACAATGTTATCGAGGCTGTGCGGGACGCAGGTCTGAACGCTGTAGAGCTGAACGCTGGCATCTCCATGACGAGACTGGAGAACTTGGTGTCCTCCCTGTTCAATCAGCTCAGCAAGCGCCtgcccaccacacacaccatcaaCCCGCGGGAGAGCGCCGCCATGCTAGTCGAATTTTTACTGGCCGCCGTTGACAg tgagcCAGACAGCCGACTGACGGTGCTTTCTGTCAAGGCGATGTTGGCCATGCTGTGTGGAGGGAAACTGGTAGATAAACTCCGCT ATGTGTTTTCTCAGGTGTCTGACTCCAGCGGCGTGTTGGTGCAGTCCAAGTTTGACGCTTTTCTGAGGGAGGCTCTCAAACTGCCCACTGCTGTACATGAAGGACCGTCCTTTGGCTACACACACAACTTAGCACACTCATGCTTCCCACAACAG AAGAGAGTGATGCTCAATATGTTCCTGGACATTGTAGCTGACCCCCCTCAGTGTCTTGTCTGGCTGCCTCTCATGCACCGCCTGGCCAACGTGGAGCatg TCTATCATCCTGTCTCATGCTCCTACTGTCGTAGCAATGGCATGACGGGCTTCCGCTATCGCTGCCTCCGTTGCCGCGGTTACCAGCTCTGCCAGAACTGCTTCTGGCGTGGCAACGCCAGCAGCTCTCATAGCAACCAGCATCAGATGAAGGAGCACTCGTCCTGG AAGTCTCCGGCGACGAAACTTGGCCGAGCCCTGAGCAGGACTCTGGGCTGTGTGTCGTCCAGAGAGCCCCCACATCCAATTTACCCAGAAGAACCTGAGAGGACTCTGAACCTCACCAACATCGT ccccCCTCGCCCTATTAGACTCACCAATGAGGCCATGTTGCTGTCCTCATCAGCGCCCGAGTCCTCCAAGAG CTTGGCAGCCGCTCAGCGTATGAATGAGGAACACGCTCTGATCGCTGCGTATGTGAATCGCCTCCAGGACAGACCATG taatgTGGACAGTCCCAGCAGGCAAGATGAGGAGCACAAACTGATCGCCCGCTACACCTCCAGGCTGGCACAGACTGATGGCGCAGGA GTGATACCTAACCGGAGCATCAACTTTGATGCGAACAAGCAGAAGAGGGAGCTCATCGCTCAGCTGGAGAGCAAAAACAG AGAGATCTTGGCAGAGATCAGACGTCTCCGTGCAGAGCATGACGCAGCGTGCCATGCCAGCCCGGAGAAGGGCAGCACCAACCCGACTCTGCTGGCCGAGCTTCGTCTGCTCAG ACAAAGGAAAGATGAGCTGGAGCAGAGGATGTCATCTCTgcaggagagcaggagggagcTGATGGTACAACTGGAGGGGCTGATGAAGCTGCTcaag GATGAGGAACAGCGACAGGCA GCGCAGGCAGCTGGCTCTTCTCACGCCTCCCCTTCGCGCCCCAGCCCATCGGCCGTCCGCTCTGTAGGTGCTGCATCTCCCCAGGCTCACCTGTACCCTCCTCAAGATTCACTCGCTGGCGTGGGTGGTGACGTACAAGAAGCGTTTGCCCAAG GCCCACGAAGGAACCTGAGGAACGACCTTCTGGTAGCAGCCGACTCCATCACCAACACTGTGTCCTCACTGGTCAAAGAGCTCCACTCTG ATGATGttccagaggaagaggagagactTCTGAACGGAAAGGATCGAG
- the dtnba gene encoding dystrobrevin, beta a isoform X6 produces MVMEEGGQRDRGRATPGTSAAEGRQVFVELAEQNFDAICLSTYRTACKLRFIQKRCNLHLIDIYNVIEAVRDAGLNAVELNAGISMTRLENLVSSLFNQLSKRLPTTHTINPRESAAMLVEFLLAAVDSEPDSRLTVLSVKAMLAMLCGGKLVDKLRYVFSQVSDSSGVLVQSKFDAFLREALKLPTAVHEGPSFGYTHNLAHSCFPQQKRVMLNMFLDIVADPPQCLVWLPLMHRLANVEHVYHPVSCSYCRSNGMTGFRYRCLRCRGYQLCQNCFWRGNASSSHSNQHQMKEHSSWKSPATKLGRALSRTLGCVSSREPPHPIYPEEPERTLNLTNIVPPRPIRLTNEAMLLSSSAPESSKSLAAAQRMNEEHALIAAYVNRLQDRPCNVDSPSRQDEEHKLIARYTSRLAQTDGAGVIPNRSINFDANKQKRELIAQLESKNREILAEIRRLRAEHDAACHASPEKGSTNPTLLAELRLLRQRKDELEQRMSSLQESRRELMVQLEGLMKLLKDEEQRQAAQAAGSSHASPSRPSPSAVRSVGAASPQAHLYPPQDSLAGVGGDVQEAFAQGPRRNLRNDLLVAADSITNTVSSLVKELHSDDVPEEEERLLNGKDRDRQTGDQGSAPRSTQLT; encoded by the exons ATGGTGATGGAAGAGGGgggtcagagagacagagggagggcgACTCCAGGAACGTCAGCGGCAGAGGGGAGGCAGGTCTTTGTGGAGCTCG CGGAGCAGAACTTTGACGCCATTTGTCTGTCAACATATCGAACAGCCTGCAAGCTCCGATTCATACAGAAGAGATGCAACT TGCATCTGATCGACATATACAATGTTATCGAGGCTGTGCGGGACGCAGGTCTGAACGCTGTAGAGCTGAACGCTGGCATCTCCATGACGAGACTGGAGAACTTGGTGTCCTCCCTGTTCAATCAGCTCAGCAAGCGCCtgcccaccacacacaccatcaaCCCGCGGGAGAGCGCCGCCATGCTAGTCGAATTTTTACTGGCCGCCGTTGACAg tgagcCAGACAGCCGACTGACGGTGCTTTCTGTCAAGGCGATGTTGGCCATGCTGTGTGGAGGGAAACTGGTAGATAAACTCCGCT ATGTGTTTTCTCAGGTGTCTGACTCCAGCGGCGTGTTGGTGCAGTCCAAGTTTGACGCTTTTCTGAGGGAGGCTCTCAAACTGCCCACTGCTGTACATGAAGGACCGTCCTTTGGCTACACACACAACTTAGCACACTCATGCTTCCCACAACAG AAGAGAGTGATGCTCAATATGTTCCTGGACATTGTAGCTGACCCCCCTCAGTGTCTTGTCTGGCTGCCTCTCATGCACCGCCTGGCCAACGTGGAGCatg TCTATCATCCTGTCTCATGCTCCTACTGTCGTAGCAATGGCATGACGGGCTTCCGCTATCGCTGCCTCCGTTGCCGCGGTTACCAGCTCTGCCAGAACTGCTTCTGGCGTGGCAACGCCAGCAGCTCTCATAGCAACCAGCATCAGATGAAGGAGCACTCGTCCTGG AAGTCTCCGGCGACGAAACTTGGCCGAGCCCTGAGCAGGACTCTGGGCTGTGTGTCGTCCAGAGAGCCCCCACATCCAATTTACCCAGAAGAACCTGAGAGGACTCTGAACCTCACCAACATCGT ccccCCTCGCCCTATTAGACTCACCAATGAGGCCATGTTGCTGTCCTCATCAGCGCCCGAGTCCTCCAAGAG CTTGGCAGCCGCTCAGCGTATGAATGAGGAACACGCTCTGATCGCTGCGTATGTGAATCGCCTCCAGGACAGACCATG taatgTGGACAGTCCCAGCAGGCAAGATGAGGAGCACAAACTGATCGCCCGCTACACCTCCAGGCTGGCACAGACTGATGGCGCAGGA GTGATACCTAACCGGAGCATCAACTTTGATGCGAACAAGCAGAAGAGGGAGCTCATCGCTCAGCTGGAGAGCAAAAACAG AGAGATCTTGGCAGAGATCAGACGTCTCCGTGCAGAGCATGACGCAGCGTGCCATGCCAGCCCGGAGAAGGGCAGCACCAACCCGACTCTGCTGGCCGAGCTTCGTCTGCTCAG ACAAAGGAAAGATGAGCTGGAGCAGAGGATGTCATCTCTgcaggagagcaggagggagcTGATGGTACAACTGGAGGGGCTGATGAAGCTGCTcaag GATGAGGAACAGCGACAGGCA GCGCAGGCAGCTGGCTCTTCTCACGCCTCCCCTTCGCGCCCCAGCCCATCGGCCGTCCGCTCTGTAGGTGCTGCATCTCCCCAGGCTCACCTGTACCCTCCTCAAGATTCACTCGCTGGCGTGGGTGGTGACGTACAAGAAGCGTTTGCCCAAG GCCCACGAAGGAACCTGAGGAACGACCTTCTGGTAGCAGCCGACTCCATCACCAACACTGTGTCCTCACTGGTCAAAGAGCTCCACTCTG ATGATGttccagaggaagaggagagactTCTGAACGGAAAGGATCGAG